A window of the Osmia lignaria lignaria isolate PbOS001 chromosome 2, iyOsmLign1, whole genome shotgun sequence genome harbors these coding sequences:
- the LOC117605898 gene encoding uncharacterized protein LOC117605898 isoform X1: MQLHYVNNPMYALCLLAAVCVRQHVQNGGVQPLTKGVSLQRPTSVFMKPNKASLKSVNDIEEAVSEIKSKSCKYPKIEEANALVLCVQNFGKKSQRIIDLQSPEKDEYRDSSFPYNVPSWVHYLFNNVGVKWLA, encoded by the exons ATGCAACTACATTACGTGAATAATCCGATGTACGCACTGTGTCTTTTGGCAGCAGTTTGCGTACGGCAACATGTACAAAACGG AGGGGTTCAACCATTGACGAAGGGCGTATCACTGCAACGTCCAACGTCGGTGTTTATGAAACCAAACAAAGCCAGCCTGAAGTCAGTGAACGATATTGAAGAAGCGGTGTCTGAAATAAAATCGAAAAGTTGCAAATATCCGAAAATTGAAGAAGCGAATGCATTAGTTTTGTGCGTGCAGAACTTCGGAAAAAAGAGTCAAAGAATTATCGATCTTCAATCACCG GAAAAGGACGAATACCGGGATTCCTCTTTCCCGTACAACGTACCTAGCTGGGTGCATTACTTATTCAACAACGTCGGCGTGAAATGGCTGGCTTAA
- the LOC117605898 gene encoding uncharacterized protein LOC117605898 isoform X2 produces the protein MQLHYVNNPMYALCLLAAVCVRQHVQNGGVQPLTKGVSLQRPTSVFMKPNKASLKSVNDIEEAVSEIKSKSCKYPKIEEANALVLCVQNFGKKSQRIIDLQSPIFFSGKGRIPGFLFPVQRT, from the exons ATGCAACTACATTACGTGAATAATCCGATGTACGCACTGTGTCTTTTGGCAGCAGTTTGCGTACGGCAACATGTACAAAACGG AGGGGTTCAACCATTGACGAAGGGCGTATCACTGCAACGTCCAACGTCGGTGTTTATGAAACCAAACAAAGCCAGCCTGAAGTCAGTGAACGATATTGAAGAAGCGGTGTCTGAAATAAAATCGAAAAGTTGCAAATATCCGAAAATTGAAGAAGCGAATGCATTAGTTTTGTGCGTGCAGAACTTCGGAAAAAAGAGTCAAAGAATTATCGATCTTCAATCACCG ATTTTCTTTTCAGGAAAAGGACGAATACCGGGATTCCTCTTTCCCGTACAACGTACCTAG